One genomic region from Leifsonia poae encodes:
- a CDS encoding MarR family winged helix-turn-helix transcriptional regulator codes for MSDDLLALENQVCFGLAVAARSVIALYRPVLEPLGLTHPQYLVMLALWERDPRSVKDLSEALQLEPATLSPLLKRLETTGYVERKRSTSDERSLEVTLTTAGRALRRQAESIPHTIVERLGLPLTELEGLRESLHAIIGAATRTS; via the coding sequence ATGTCGGATGACCTGCTCGCCCTCGAGAATCAGGTCTGCTTCGGCCTCGCGGTCGCCGCACGCAGCGTGATCGCCCTTTACCGGCCCGTGCTCGAACCGCTCGGGCTGACGCATCCGCAGTACCTGGTGATGCTCGCCCTCTGGGAACGCGACCCGCGCTCGGTGAAAGACCTGAGCGAAGCCCTCCAGCTCGAACCGGCGACCCTCTCCCCCCTGCTCAAACGCCTGGAGACCACCGGGTATGTCGAACGCAAACGCAGTACCAGCGACGAACGATCCCTCGAGGTGACGCTCACCACCGCCGGCCGGGCTCTGCGGCGCCAGGCCGAGAGCATCCCTCACACCATCGTCGAGCGGCTGGGTCTGCCGCTCACGGAGCTGGAGGGCCTGCGCGAGAGTCTGCACGCGATCATCGGCGCTGCGACCCGAACCTCCTGA
- a CDS encoding DUF402 domain-containing protein has translation MPQHRTALLRWISDDRISSAYEHYVLEDSNRCIALWQPAGTVGRIALGERGGPRGRNMVPDGWNGSYVERIWTGDGVLRVHIPGQPWSTWRWFTADGWTQHSYVNLESPWLRTPIGFDTADWILDVIAEPDGSHTLKDEDELAWAGETGKFDAERLAEVEAARQGAIDAVDAHSFPFDADWDAWGPLPSAPLPLAHEWESHPLP, from the coding sequence ATGCCGCAACACCGCACCGCCCTCCTCCGCTGGATCTCCGACGACCGCATCAGCAGTGCGTACGAGCACTACGTGCTGGAAGACTCGAACCGCTGCATCGCGCTCTGGCAGCCGGCCGGAACCGTCGGACGCATCGCGCTCGGCGAACGCGGCGGCCCGCGCGGCCGCAACATGGTCCCCGACGGGTGGAATGGTAGCTACGTCGAGCGCATTTGGACGGGCGACGGCGTGCTGCGGGTCCACATCCCGGGTCAGCCCTGGTCGACCTGGCGCTGGTTCACGGCCGACGGATGGACGCAGCACTCCTACGTGAACCTCGAGTCGCCGTGGCTTCGCACGCCGATCGGGTTCGACACCGCCGACTGGATCCTCGACGTGATCGCCGAACCCGATGGCAGCCACACCCTCAAAGACGAGGACGAGCTGGCGTGGGCAGGCGAGACCGGAAAGTTCGACGCCGAACGGCTGGCCGAGGTGGAGGCCGCGCGGCAGGGCGCGATCGACGCGGTCGACGCACACTCCTTCCCGTTCGACGCCGACTGGGATGCGTGGGGTCCCCTGCCCAGCGCCCCTCTCCCTCTCGCGCACGAATGGGAGTCCCACCCGCTTCCGTGA
- a CDS encoding dihydrofolate reductase family protein, translating into MTRLLFSAISSLDGYTADADGGFDWAAPSEEVHAFVNDEQRGVGTYLYGRRMYETMRVWQTLGSDPGDVPVIADFGDLWRRADKVVYSSTLGDATTPRTRIETTFDPGAIRALLDSADHDVSIGGPTIATAAFRAGLVDEVQLFLVPVAVGGGTPALPRDLVVPLRLRDERRFADGTVFLRYRVTATAG; encoded by the coding sequence ATGACCAGACTCCTCTTTTCTGCGATCTCCTCACTCGATGGCTACACGGCCGACGCCGACGGAGGCTTCGACTGGGCCGCGCCGAGCGAAGAAGTCCACGCCTTCGTCAACGATGAGCAGCGCGGGGTCGGCACCTACCTCTACGGGCGCCGAATGTACGAGACGATGCGCGTATGGCAGACCCTGGGTTCCGATCCCGGTGACGTCCCGGTCATCGCGGACTTCGGCGACCTCTGGCGTCGCGCCGACAAGGTCGTCTACTCCTCCACCCTCGGCGATGCCACCACACCCCGCACCCGCATCGAAACGACATTCGACCCGGGCGCGATTCGCGCTCTCCTCGACTCCGCCGACCACGACGTCAGCATCGGTGGACCGACCATCGCCACCGCGGCCTTCCGCGCAGGGCTGGTGGATGAGGTGCAGCTGTTCCTGGTACCGGTCGCTGTCGGTGGCGGCACGCCCGCACTACCGCGCGATCTCGTCGTCCCGTTGCGTCTGCGTGACGAACGCCGTTTCGCCGACGGGACCGTCTTCCTGCGCTACCGGGTCACGGCAACCGCAGGGTGA
- a CDS encoding NAD(P)/FAD-dependent oxidoreductase yields MNETAWDALIVGGGSAGLSAALMLVRSRRRVLVLHTGEPRNGVAPHMHGVLGRDGASPLRLLADGRREVEAYGGSIRLARAVDVERQGGGLLVTTASGEREWARRLVVASGMRDGLPALPGLAEHWGTGVVTCPYCDGWEVRDRRLGVLATSEFSLHQAQLLRQLSADVTYFTGGDLEPADADLAALTARGIRVERRRLERVVDEGGTLAGIETAEGEVVALDAIFVGTTPLPASELLDRLGTGWTLDDPTGRTSHPGVWAAGNVVNPGATVPGSMASGALAGAGVNADLVAEDVAAAVGAGS; encoded by the coding sequence ATGAACGAAACAGCCTGGGATGCCCTCATCGTCGGAGGGGGAAGCGCCGGACTCAGCGCAGCCCTCATGCTCGTCCGCTCACGCCGCCGCGTGCTGGTGCTCCACACCGGCGAGCCGCGCAATGGTGTCGCCCCGCACATGCACGGCGTGCTCGGACGCGACGGCGCTTCACCGCTGCGGCTCCTGGCAGACGGACGTCGCGAAGTCGAAGCGTATGGCGGCAGCATCCGCCTGGCCCGCGCTGTCGATGTGGAACGACAAGGCGGCGGCCTCCTCGTGACCACCGCCTCCGGCGAACGCGAATGGGCGCGGCGACTGGTGGTCGCATCCGGGATGCGTGACGGGCTTCCGGCGTTGCCCGGGTTGGCCGAGCACTGGGGCACCGGGGTGGTGACCTGCCCGTACTGCGACGGCTGGGAGGTGCGCGACCGACGCCTCGGCGTGCTGGCGACCTCCGAGTTCAGCCTGCACCAGGCGCAGCTTCTGCGGCAGCTGTCGGCCGACGTCACGTACTTCACAGGCGGTGATCTCGAGCCGGCCGATGCGGATCTCGCCGCGCTCACGGCGCGTGGCATCCGCGTCGAACGCCGCCGGCTCGAACGCGTGGTCGACGAGGGCGGCACTCTCGCCGGCATCGAGACGGCCGAAGGAGAGGTGGTCGCGCTCGACGCGATCTTCGTCGGCACGACTCCGCTGCCCGCCTCCGAATTGCTCGACCGCCTCGGCACCGGATGGACACTCGACGACCCGACCGGTCGAACCTCCCACCCGGGTGTCTGGGCCGCTGGGAATGTGGTGAACCCCGGCGCGACCGTTCCGGGGTCGATGGCGTCCGGCGCACTCGCGGGCGCGGGAGTGAATGCCGACCTCGTCGCCGAGGATGTTGCCGCGGCGGTGGGAGCCGGGTCGTGA
- a CDS encoding helix-turn-helix domain-containing protein: MTGGRDTSDDGELGRVLDLVAPRLRALRRHRESTLAEIAEATGISVSTLSRLESGLRRPTLELLLPLAKVYRVPLDELVGAPATGDPRIHPRPVRREGRTYVPLTRGSGSLNAFKQLMPGRKPGVKEQRRVHDGYEWVYVLSGSLLLGLGEEEHVLVAGEAAEFDTRTPHSLGSATAEPVEVISLFSRQGESVHLREL; encoded by the coding sequence ATGACTGGAGGGCGGGATACATCCGACGATGGCGAACTCGGTCGCGTGCTCGACCTCGTCGCACCCCGCCTGCGTGCCCTCCGCCGGCATCGCGAGTCGACGCTGGCGGAGATCGCGGAAGCCACCGGCATCTCGGTGAGCACTCTCTCCCGGCTGGAGTCGGGGCTGCGACGGCCGACGCTCGAGCTTCTGCTCCCGCTCGCGAAGGTGTACCGGGTGCCGCTCGATGAACTCGTCGGTGCGCCGGCGACGGGAGATCCGCGCATCCACCCGCGCCCGGTGCGCCGCGAGGGGCGCACCTACGTTCCGCTGACCCGCGGATCGGGAAGCCTCAACGCGTTCAAACAGTTGATGCCGGGGCGCAAGCCCGGCGTGAAGGAGCAGCGGCGGGTCCACGACGGCTACGAGTGGGTGTATGTGCTCAGCGGCAGTCTGCTGCTCGGACTCGGTGAGGAGGAGCATGTGCTCGTCGCCGGCGAAGCGGCGGAGTTCGATACGCGCACCCCGCATTCGCTTGGGAGCGCGACCGCAGAGCCGGTGGAAGTGATCAGCCTCTTCAGCCGTCAGGGCGAGTCGGTGCACCTGCGCGAACTCTGA
- a CDS encoding TetR/AcrR family transcriptional regulator — MSPTARSTLSTADERRETVIASAIEVFGRSGYLGTPISAVATHANISSAYVFKLFPGKETLFVAALERCFDLIEQALEAGAAAGAEPTPAGILDAMGGTYAELIADRSLLMMQVHAQSAADVPEIRASLRRGLARITRFAKTRSGASDDDVQRFMAIGQLCHLIVTTGIEAEASDWARILTAGIRHP; from the coding sequence ATGTCGCCGACTGCACGCTCCACACTCTCGACCGCCGACGAGCGCCGGGAGACCGTGATCGCGAGCGCCATCGAAGTGTTCGGGCGATCGGGCTACCTCGGCACGCCGATCTCCGCCGTCGCGACCCATGCGAACATCTCGTCGGCTTACGTTTTCAAGCTCTTCCCCGGCAAGGAGACGCTCTTCGTCGCCGCCCTCGAACGCTGCTTCGATCTGATCGAACAGGCCCTTGAGGCGGGGGCGGCTGCCGGTGCCGAGCCGACGCCCGCCGGCATCCTCGACGCGATGGGCGGCACGTACGCCGAGCTCATTGCCGACCGCTCGCTGCTCATGATGCAGGTGCACGCCCAATCGGCGGCCGATGTTCCAGAGATCCGCGCGAGCCTGCGCCGCGGGCTCGCGCGCATCACCCGGTTCGCGAAAACGCGCTCGGGCGCATCCGACGACGATGTGCAGCGCTTCATGGCGATCGGACAGCTCTGCCACCTCATCGTCACAACCGGAATCGAGGCGGAGGCCTCCGACTGGGCTCGCATTCTCACCGCCGGCATCCGGCACCCCTGA
- a CDS encoding PLDc N-terminal domain-containing protein, with the protein MDTLGVVLVAIGVAAGVVYLTVLVIAFVQVFRDREMAWATQLVWLLSILALPVGGTIAWFAVGHRTKEFERALMR; encoded by the coding sequence ATGGACACGCTGGGGGTTGTTCTCGTCGCGATCGGGGTCGCGGCCGGGGTCGTCTATCTGACGGTGCTCGTGATCGCCTTCGTGCAGGTGTTCCGCGATCGCGAGATGGCGTGGGCCACCCAGTTGGTCTGGCTGCTCAGCATCCTGGCGCTGCCGGTCGGGGGCACCATCGCCTGGTTCGCCGTCGGGCACCGCACCAAGGAGTTCGAGCGCGCGCTCATGCGCTGA
- a CDS encoding aldo/keto reductase, producing MTTLNEPRPYGRAGLTVGPVGYGVAALGNLYRALPDDTWRECIPAAWAAGIRSFDTAPHYGLGLSEERLGVGLREYPRDAFVLSTKVGRLLEPNPDYRPGQSDIENLFDVPSSRRRRFDFSRDGVLRSVEDSLIRLGLDRIDVLFVHDPDEHEQDALDGAFPALEELRSQGVIRSYGAGMNQSAMLTRFVERTDLDIVMCAGRYTLLDQGAEGDLLPAAEARGVSVAVAAVFNSGILATERPRMEATFEYGEASAALRERVERIADIADGYGATVPQLAVQFPLRHPAVATIVLGADSAAQIRRNASLADEAVPDELWDELGEAGLLGGAGGGES from the coding sequence ATGACCACGCTGAACGAACCCCGCCCCTACGGACGAGCGGGTCTCACCGTCGGCCCGGTCGGGTACGGCGTGGCCGCACTCGGCAACCTCTACCGGGCGCTGCCCGACGACACCTGGCGGGAATGCATCCCCGCGGCCTGGGCGGCGGGCATCCGCTCCTTCGACACGGCCCCGCACTACGGCCTCGGCCTTTCCGAGGAGCGCCTCGGCGTCGGGCTGCGCGAATACCCGCGCGACGCCTTCGTGCTCTCGACGAAGGTCGGCCGTCTGCTGGAGCCGAACCCCGATTACCGGCCGGGGCAGTCAGACATCGAGAACCTGTTCGATGTGCCGTCGAGCCGCCGCCGCCGCTTCGACTTCTCCCGCGACGGGGTTCTGCGTTCGGTGGAGGACAGTCTGATCCGTCTCGGGCTCGACCGCATCGACGTACTGTTCGTGCACGACCCCGATGAGCACGAACAGGATGCGCTCGACGGCGCCTTTCCTGCGCTGGAGGAGCTGCGGTCGCAGGGTGTGATCCGTTCCTACGGCGCCGGGATGAACCAGTCGGCCATGTTGACGCGGTTCGTGGAGCGCACCGACCTCGACATCGTGATGTGCGCCGGCCGTTACACCCTGCTCGATCAGGGGGCGGAAGGGGATCTCCTTCCGGCTGCCGAGGCGCGGGGGGTGTCGGTGGCGGTTGCGGCCGTGTTCAACTCCGGCATTCTCGCGACCGAGCGACCTCGGATGGAGGCGACCTTCGAATACGGGGAGGCGTCCGCTGCCCTCCGCGAGCGCGTCGAGCGGATCGCCGACATCGCCGACGGCTACGGTGCCACCGTGCCTCAGCTCGCCGTGCAGTTCCCACTGCGGCATCCGGCGGTCGCCACCATCGTGCTGGGGGCGGACTCGGCCGCCCAGATCCGGCGCAATGCGAGCCTGGCCGATGAGGCGGTTCCCGACGAACTCTGGGACGAGCTGGGCGAGGCGGGTCTGCTCGGAGGGGCGGGCGGCGGCGAGTCGTGA
- a CDS encoding shikimate 5-dehydrogenase gives MPILNKDMQVCMSLAARPSNIGTRFHNFLYDELGLNFLYKAFTTTDLEGAVRGIRALGIRGCSVSMPFKEAIIPLVDVMEPSALAIESVNTVVNDAGVLTASNTDYEAVAELLRDRRVDSSQSVLLRGSGGMAKAVVAAFRGAGFADLTIVARNPGAGASLADRYGYEWVERDPEPSFDIVVNVTPLGMRGDAESQLAFAPEHIERASTVFDVVAFPSETPLIAAGRAGGKQLITGAEVIALQAARQFERYTGVALTADQVARASEFSRSE, from the coding sequence ATGCCCATCCTGAACAAGGACATGCAGGTGTGCATGTCACTGGCGGCCCGGCCGAGCAACATCGGAACCCGGTTCCACAACTTCCTCTACGACGAGCTCGGTCTGAACTTCCTCTATAAGGCGTTCACGACGACCGACCTGGAAGGGGCGGTGCGGGGGATCCGCGCCCTCGGCATCCGCGGATGCTCGGTGTCGATGCCGTTCAAAGAGGCGATCATCCCGCTGGTCGACGTGATGGAGCCGTCGGCCCTCGCGATCGAATCGGTGAACACGGTGGTCAACGACGCGGGTGTGCTCACGGCCTCCAACACCGACTACGAAGCGGTGGCCGAGTTGCTTCGGGATCGGCGGGTGGACTCCTCGCAGAGCGTGCTACTTCGCGGTTCGGGCGGGATGGCCAAGGCCGTCGTGGCCGCCTTCCGCGGCGCCGGCTTCGCCGACCTCACCATCGTGGCCCGCAATCCCGGCGCGGGTGCGTCCCTGGCCGACCGGTACGGCTACGAGTGGGTCGAACGCGACCCTGAGCCGAGCTTCGACATCGTCGTCAACGTGACACCGTTGGGGATGCGCGGCGACGCCGAATCGCAGCTCGCTTTCGCTCCTGAGCACATCGAGCGGGCCTCCACAGTCTTCGACGTCGTCGCCTTCCCCTCGGAGACGCCGCTCATCGCGGCCGGCCGGGCCGGCGGGAAGCAGCTCATCACGGGCGCTGAGGTGATAGCCCTCCAAGCGGCGCGGCAATTCGAACGGTACACCGGCGTCGCCCTCACGGCCGACCAGGTGGCCCGAGCCTCAGAGTTCTCGCGCTCCGAATAG
- a CDS encoding MerR family transcriptional regulator, with product MQISELAERAGVTVKAVRYYESLGLVVPERLPNGYREYSDDHLRAVAEIRKLAASGIAPSRATPFIECLDTGHEHSDECPASLAAYRAGIAELDRTIAELTARRDLLAGRLDESASRGFPTAPPEPTRPADFTRLPSNLPRPHDDGAADHLPGLPIPPLALPTSDGGRIDLARLGRGRTIVYLYPLTGRPGVDLPDGWDAIPGARGCSTEACDFRDQYDDLRAAGVDAVYGFSSQQVDYQHEVVERLQLPFPMISDERHELADALSLPTFEAGGMRLYSRLTLVLREGTIEHAFYPIFPPNTHAQQVLRWLSAHPL from the coding sequence ATGCAGATCAGTGAACTCGCCGAGCGCGCCGGCGTGACGGTGAAGGCCGTTCGCTACTACGAGAGCCTGGGGCTCGTCGTGCCCGAGCGGCTCCCGAACGGGTACCGCGAGTACAGCGACGACCATCTGCGTGCCGTCGCCGAGATCCGGAAGCTCGCCGCCTCCGGAATCGCGCCGAGCCGGGCCACCCCGTTCATCGAATGTCTCGACACCGGGCACGAGCACAGCGACGAATGCCCGGCCTCCCTTGCCGCTTACCGCGCCGGCATCGCCGAACTCGACCGCACGATCGCCGAACTCACCGCCCGACGCGACCTGCTCGCCGGCCGCCTCGACGAAAGCGCTTCCCGTGGGTTCCCGACCGCGCCGCCCGAGCCGACCCGACCGGCCGACTTCACGAGGCTCCCCTCGAACCTTCCCCGACCGCACGACGACGGAGCCGCCGATCACCTGCCGGGACTGCCGATCCCGCCACTGGCACTCCCCACCTCCGATGGCGGCCGGATCGACCTCGCCCGGCTCGGCCGGGGCCGCACCATCGTCTACCTCTACCCCCTCACCGGCAGGCCGGGCGTCGACCTGCCCGACGGCTGGGACGCGATCCCGGGGGCCCGTGGATGCTCGACGGAGGCCTGCGACTTCCGCGACCAGTACGACGACCTGCGCGCGGCCGGTGTCGACGCCGTCTACGGATTCTCGAGCCAGCAGGTGGACTACCAGCACGAGGTCGTCGAGCGCCTGCAGCTGCCTTTCCCCATGATCTCGGACGAACGGCACGAACTCGCCGACGCCCTCAGCCTCCCCACTTTCGAGGCCGGCGGGATGCGCCTCTACAGCCGTCTGACTCTGGTGCTCCGCGAGGGCACGATCGAGCACGCGTTCTACCCGATCTTCCCGCCGAACACGCACGCGCAGCAGGTGCTCCGCTGGCTCTCGGCACATCCGCTCTAG
- a CDS encoding amidohydrolase family protein, which produces MALTVDAHLHLWDLDRVEYPWITADLGALHRTFTFAEVEPQLDNAGIDRVILVQAANSIEDSAAMFAVAEENDRVAGVVAWVDLLDPARTATQLDQWAAHPALVGVRHLIHDEPDPDWLARDAVRASLAELARRGLVFDIVGILPRHLELALAIAGELPELRLVIDHLGTPPIGDADAEPWAGLLTGLATHPNVAVKLSGLTTLGPDAPAGPDRLRPYVNHVLEAFGAGRVLFGGDWPVSTAAGNYAQTQATAAELVASLSPSERADVFGGAADRAYRLS; this is translated from the coding sequence GTGGCACTGACGGTCGACGCCCACCTGCACCTCTGGGATCTCGACAGGGTCGAGTATCCCTGGATCACGGCCGACCTGGGCGCCCTCCACCGCACCTTCACCTTCGCCGAGGTGGAGCCGCAGTTGGACAACGCCGGCATCGACCGGGTGATCCTGGTGCAGGCCGCGAATTCCATCGAGGATTCCGCAGCCATGTTCGCTGTGGCCGAGGAGAACGACCGGGTGGCCGGCGTGGTCGCCTGGGTCGACCTGCTCGACCCGGCGCGCACCGCGACGCAACTCGACCAGTGGGCGGCTCATCCCGCACTGGTGGGGGTACGGCACCTCATCCACGACGAGCCCGACCCCGACTGGCTGGCCCGGGATGCGGTGCGCGCAAGCCTCGCCGAGCTCGCCCGACGGGGGCTCGTGTTCGACATCGTGGGGATCCTCCCCCGCCACCTCGAGCTCGCGCTGGCCATCGCCGGCGAGCTTCCCGAGCTGCGGCTCGTCATCGACCATCTCGGCACACCTCCGATCGGCGACGCCGACGCGGAGCCGTGGGCGGGCCTGCTGACCGGGCTGGCCACCCATCCGAACGTGGCCGTGAAGCTCTCCGGTCTCACCACGCTCGGGCCCGACGCACCGGCCGGCCCGGACCGTCTCCGCCCGTATGTGAACCACGTTCTGGAAGCGTTCGGCGCGGGGCGCGTGCTGTTCGGCGGCGACTGGCCGGTCTCCACCGCGGCCGGGAACTATGCGCAAACCCAGGCGACCGCTGCCGAGCTCGTCGCCTCGCTCTCCCCCTCCGAGCGTGCCGATGTGTTCGGAGGTGCGGCAGACAGGGCGTACCGCTTAAGCTGA
- the cmtR gene encoding Cd(II)/Pb(II)-sensing metalloregulatory transcriptional regulator CmtR has protein sequence MNRLGRAMADATRSRILMTLLDAPTYPAALATDLGLTRQNVSNHLSCLRDCGIVVGLPEGRQTRYEIADPHLARALTDLVGVALMVDESADCLDVDCTVAGCCGARS, from the coding sequence ATGAACCGTCTGGGGCGCGCGATGGCGGATGCCACCCGCTCGCGCATCCTGATGACCCTGCTCGACGCGCCGACGTACCCCGCCGCGCTCGCCACGGATCTCGGGCTCACCCGGCAGAACGTGTCGAACCACCTGAGCTGCCTGCGCGACTGCGGCATCGTGGTCGGCCTGCCCGAAGGGCGGCAGACGCGGTACGAGATCGCCGACCCGCACCTCGCCCGAGCACTCACCGACCTGGTGGGCGTCGCTCTCATGGTCGACGAATCCGCCGACTGCCTCGACGTGGACTGCACGGTCGCGGGATGCTGCGGCGCGCGGTCGTGA
- a CDS encoding MFS transporter, translating into MTTLIPGSTRSTRRWWALTVLALAQFLVVLDASIVNIALPSLGGRLHLDTTALAWVITAYVLPFGGLLLLGGRLADRYGHRRLFLVGVAGFVAASALAGLSETGGMLLAARAVQGASAALLAPASLALVTQLFTTASDRAKALGVWGAVAGIGSAAGVLLGGILTALFGWQAVFFVNIPVGLVVLATIPTLVTRDPRGARQRMDVAGAATITTGLTAVVAALSSAGQLGWSNPVTLTLAVAAAALLTAFVLVERRAEHPLVPFRFFLNREAATGNIVMLLAGGATTALFFALSVYLQEVLHYDALTAGISQLPLAGALVVVAGVVPPIVATVGLRPTLITALVALAGGLVWLAAAGPHAGFVGGLLGPSIVIGAALGAGFITATQLAVDGTSASESGLASGMVNTSQQIGGALGLAVLGTLAATRTAAELAADTAHVTALSNGFSWLFIGAAALSLLGAVATTVIRKR; encoded by the coding sequence GTGACAACGCTCATCCCCGGCTCCACGAGGAGCACCCGCCGCTGGTGGGCCCTCACTGTGCTCGCCCTGGCACAGTTCCTGGTGGTGCTGGACGCCTCCATCGTCAACATCGCGCTCCCCTCTCTCGGCGGACGCCTCCACCTCGACACCACTGCCCTGGCCTGGGTGATCACCGCGTATGTGCTCCCCTTCGGCGGACTCCTGCTGCTCGGCGGACGTCTCGCTGACCGCTACGGACACCGCAGGCTCTTCCTGGTCGGCGTCGCCGGATTCGTGGCGGCCTCCGCCCTGGCCGGACTGTCGGAGACCGGCGGGATGCTCCTGGCCGCTCGGGCTGTCCAGGGCGCCTCGGCCGCGTTGCTGGCCCCCGCATCCCTCGCCCTGGTGACCCAGCTCTTCACCACGGCCAGTGACCGCGCGAAGGCCCTCGGCGTCTGGGGGGCGGTCGCCGGGATCGGCAGCGCCGCCGGCGTGCTACTCGGCGGCATCCTCACCGCCCTGTTCGGCTGGCAGGCTGTGTTCTTCGTCAACATCCCGGTCGGCCTTGTCGTGCTGGCCACCATCCCCACCCTCGTCACCCGCGACCCGCGCGGCGCGCGGCAGCGCATGGATGTCGCGGGGGCCGCCACCATCACGACCGGGCTCACCGCCGTCGTCGCCGCCCTCAGCTCAGCCGGGCAGCTCGGTTGGTCCAACCCGGTGACTCTCACCCTCGCAGTGGCGGCGGCCGCCCTGCTCACAGCGTTCGTGCTCGTCGAACGCCGCGCCGAGCATCCCCTCGTGCCCTTCCGCTTCTTTCTCAACCGAGAGGCCGCCACGGGCAACATTGTGATGCTCCTCGCCGGGGGCGCCACTACTGCGCTCTTCTTCGCACTGTCCGTCTACCTGCAGGAAGTACTCCACTACGACGCCCTCACCGCCGGAATCAGCCAGCTCCCCCTCGCCGGCGCCCTGGTCGTCGTCGCCGGAGTCGTGCCGCCCATTGTCGCCACAGTCGGATTGCGCCCCACCCTCATCACGGCGCTCGTGGCCCTGGCCGGCGGACTCGTCTGGCTCGCCGCGGCCGGCCCACATGCCGGCTTCGTCGGCGGACTTCTCGGCCCGAGCATCGTCATCGGAGCAGCCCTCGGTGCAGGGTTCATCACCGCGACCCAGCTCGCCGTCGACGGAACGTCGGCGTCAGAGTCGGGTCTCGCCAGCGGCATGGTGAACACCAGCCAGCAGATCGGCGGCGCCCTCGGCCTCGCCGTTCTCGGCACACTCGCCGCCACCCGCACCGCCGCCGAACTCGCCGCGGACACCGCCCACGTCACAGCACTGTCGAACGGCTTCTCCTGGCTGTTCATCGGCGCTGCGGCCCTGTCCCTGCTCGGAGCCGTGGCCACCACCGTCATTCGCAAGCGCTGA
- a CDS encoding mandelate racemase/muconate lactonizing enzyme family protein, translating to MTVAPTDTRSRLERDSTIVSAEAWLSDLEVETVRTDAVQSFLKQETIFVRIRTAGGGEGLGYSYTIGTGGAAVIALLRSGLLDALIGLDADRPEAVWRALFSSTRATTVGAITSLALAAVDTAVWDARCTAAGLPLWVAAGGARPSIPLYDTEGGWLHFDTDELVAQAVESLARGLGGVKIKVGKPRGHEDLERLTAVREAVGPGMDIMIDANQSMTAAEAMRRAALFEPLDIFWFEEPLPADDVAGHRRLAESTSLPIAVGESLYSIGQFREYLQAGAASIVQVDVARIGGITPWLKVAHLAESFNVAVAPHFLMELHVSLTCAVPNALYLEHIPQLRAVTAAEMTITDGHGVAPTAPGLGIEWDLDAVDRLRVL from the coding sequence ATGACCGTCGCTCCGACCGACACCCGCTCCCGTCTCGAGCGCGACAGCACGATCGTCAGCGCGGAGGCATGGCTGAGCGACCTGGAGGTGGAGACGGTTCGCACCGATGCGGTGCAGTCGTTCCTCAAGCAGGAGACGATCTTCGTGCGCATCCGCACCGCCGGCGGGGGAGAAGGTCTCGGCTACAGCTACACGATCGGCACCGGCGGGGCCGCGGTCATCGCGCTGCTGCGCTCCGGGCTCCTCGACGCACTGATCGGGTTGGATGCTGATCGGCCCGAGGCCGTGTGGCGGGCCCTGTTCTCGTCGACGCGGGCGACGACCGTCGGTGCGATCACCTCGCTCGCGTTGGCCGCCGTCGACACCGCGGTCTGGGATGCGCGGTGCACGGCCGCGGGTCTGCCCCTCTGGGTCGCCGCCGGTGGTGCGCGTCCGAGCATCCCCCTCTACGACACGGAGGGCGGGTGGCTGCACTTCGACACCGACGAGCTGGTGGCGCAGGCGGTCGAATCGCTGGCGCGCGGGCTCGGCGGGGTCAAGATCAAGGTCGGGAAGCCGCGCGGCCACGAAGACCTGGAACGGTTGACAGCCGTGCGCGAGGCGGTGGGCCCGGGAATGGACATCATGATCGACGCGAACCAGTCGATGACGGCGGCAGAAGCCATGCGGCGGGCGGCGCTGTTCGAGCCGCTCGACATCTTCTGGTTCGAAGAGCCCCTGCCGGCCGACGATGTGGCCGGCCACCGGCGACTCGCCGAATCGACGAGCTTGCCCATCGCCGTGGGTGAGAGCCTCTACTCGATCGGACAGTTCCGCGAATACCTGCAGGCCGGGGCGGCGTCGATCGTGCAGGTGGATGTCGCCCGCATCGGCGGTATCACCCCCTGGCTGAAGGTGGCGCACCTCGCCGAGTCGTTCAATGTGGCGGTGGCGCCACACTTCCTGATGGAACTGCATGTGTCGCTCACCTGCGCGGTTCCCAACGCGCTCTATCTGGAGCACATCCCGCAGCTCCGCGCCGTGACCGCCGCGGAGATGACCATCACGGACGGTCACGGCGTCGCCCCGACCGCGCCCGGCCTCGGCATCGAGTGGGATCTCGACGCCGTCGACCGGTTGAGGGTGCTGTGA